In Streptomyces ambofaciens ATCC 23877, a single genomic region encodes these proteins:
- a CDS encoding DUF5667 domain-containing protein, with the protein MIANVSAHRRANAFAQALEEQSEPGAAAEQSGGPTGAEATAEPTEQGRLLTLATGLETLPRPELDPEVKVVQRAQLVAAFEAMLQEGGGAAATSVPEQRRTRGTHRAAPLQRFRPRSRLAKGLTAGGLSVSVAAGAFGGVAAASSDALPGDSLYGLKRGIEDFRLGLTDGDDERGEAYLDLASTRLSEARRLMERGRSGPLDHESLGEIRRALSGMRHDASEGHRLLSAAYARDPESLAPMQALSAFSRSHREAWGALRERLPVQLGDVSEQVSSVFDAIEDDVAPLRSMLPQPPAQDDDSGGGDGGRQGGSESATTDTPGSGHPSTPSTGGDGASERGRGDSRAPSESAGSGSDEDGLLGGNTGGLLDPPKDTGPASPSTGGNTPPAEPDVTLPPLLPGLLPGLGIEAEDAD; encoded by the coding sequence GTGATCGCGAACGTATCGGCACACCGGCGGGCGAACGCCTTCGCCCAGGCTCTGGAGGAGCAGTCCGAACCCGGGGCGGCGGCCGAGCAGTCCGGAGGACCGACGGGCGCCGAGGCCACCGCGGAACCGACCGAGCAGGGTCGTCTCTTGACCCTCGCCACCGGTCTGGAGACGCTGCCCCGGCCCGAACTGGATCCCGAGGTCAAGGTCGTCCAGCGCGCCCAGCTGGTGGCCGCGTTCGAGGCCATGCTCCAGGAGGGCGGCGGGGCGGCGGCCACTTCGGTTCCGGAGCAGCGCCGGACGCGCGGCACCCACCGGGCGGCCCCGCTCCAGAGGTTCCGGCCGCGTTCACGGCTGGCCAAGGGCCTCACCGCGGGCGGACTGAGCGTGAGCGTGGCCGCCGGAGCCTTCGGCGGAGTCGCCGCCGCCAGTTCGGACGCCCTTCCGGGCGATTCGCTCTACGGCCTCAAGCGCGGCATAGAGGACTTCCGTCTCGGTCTCACCGACGGGGACGACGAGCGCGGCGAGGCCTACCTGGACCTGGCCTCGACCCGGCTCAGCGAGGCACGTCGGCTGATGGAGCGCGGGCGCAGCGGCCCCCTCGACCACGAGTCCCTCGGCGAGATCCGCCGCGCGCTGTCCGGCATGCGGCACGACGCGTCCGAGGGCCACCGGCTGCTCAGCGCGGCCTACGCGCGCGACCCCGAGTCGCTGGCCCCCATGCAGGCGCTCTCCGCCTTCTCCCGCTCCCACCGGGAGGCCTGGGGAGCACTGCGCGAGCGACTGCCCGTACAGCTCGGGGACGTCAGCGAACAGGTGTCATCGGTCTTCGACGCCATAGAGGACGACGTGGCCCCGCTGCGGTCCATGCTGCCGCAGCCGCCCGCCCAGGACGACGACAGCGGCGGCGGCGACGGCGGCCGACAGGGCGGCTCCGAGTCGGCGACCACCGACACCCCCGGCTCCGGCCACCCGTCGACGCCCAGCACCGGCGGCGACGGCGCATCCGAACGGGGGCGCGGCGACAGCCGTGCGCCCAGCGAGTCGGCCGGCTCCGGCAGCGACGAGGACGGCCTGCTCGGCGGCAACACGGGCGGCCTGCTCGACCCGCCGAAGGACACCGGTCCCGCCTCCCCGTCCACGGGCGGCAACACCCCGCCCGCCGAGCCGGACGTCACCCTGCCGCCCCTCCTCCCCGGTCTGCTGCCCGGCCTGGGCATCGAGGCGGAGGACGCGGACTGA
- a CDS encoding ECF subfamily RNA polymerase sigma factor, BldN family: MYPHVGVDASGLATLRATVKTAQDLLRGFVPTAYAVPALAALAAPVGPCYALADGSAAVGRRARSSSSGAAATTHRRPAADSDSARMMDLVERAQAGEADAFGRLYDQYSDTVYRYIYYRVGGKATAEDLTSETFLRALRRIGTFTWQGRDFGAWLVTIARNLVADHFKSSRFRLEVTTGEMLDANEVERSPEDSVLESLSNAALLEAVRRLNPQQQECVTLRFLQGLSVAETARVMGKNEGAIKTLQYRAVRTLARLLPDDVR, from the coding sequence GTGTACCCACACGTCGGGGTTGACGCCTCGGGCCTGGCTACGCTGCGCGCAACGGTCAAAACAGCACAAGACCTGTTGCGCGGCTTCGTCCCCACCGCGTACGCCGTCCCCGCCCTCGCCGCCCTCGCCGCCCCCGTCGGCCCTTGCTACGCACTGGCCGACGGAAGCGCCGCCGTCGGCAGACGCGCGCGGTCGTCCTCGTCGGGGGCCGCCGCCACCACCCACCGCCGTCCCGCCGCGGACAGCGACAGCGCCCGCATGATGGACCTGGTCGAGCGGGCTCAGGCCGGCGAGGCCGACGCCTTCGGGCGGCTCTACGACCAGTACAGCGACACCGTGTACCGCTACATCTACTACCGCGTGGGCGGCAAGGCGACCGCCGAGGACCTCACCAGCGAGACCTTCCTGCGGGCCCTCAGGCGCATCGGCACCTTCACCTGGCAGGGCCGCGACTTCGGCGCCTGGCTGGTGACCATCGCCCGCAACCTCGTCGCCGACCACTTCAAGTCCAGCCGCTTCCGCCTGGAGGTCACCACCGGCGAGATGCTCGACGCCAACGAGGTCGAGCGGTCCCCCGAGGACTCCGTCCTCGAATCCCTCTCCAACGCCGCCCTGCTGGAAGCCGTACGCCGGCTCAACCCGCAGCAGCAGGAGTGCGTGACCCTGCGCTTCCTCCAGGGCCTCTCGGTCGCCGAGACGGCCCGTGTCATGGGCAAGAACGAGGGCGCCATCAAGACGCTCCAGTACCGGGCCGTGCGCACCCTGGCCCGGCTGCTCCCGGACGACGTCCGCTGA
- a CDS encoding HAD family hydrolase, with protein MAALRWLTPRRRSATARSVLAGEASAEAARKSAQSAEGTAPDTGTEPDFPVHGDDRAAAFFDLDNTVMQGAAIFHFGRGLYKRKFFETRDLARFAWQQAYFRLAGLEDPEHMQDARDSALSIVKGHRVSELKTIGEEIYDEYMAERIWPGTRALAQAHLDAGQKVWLVTAAPVEIAQVIARRLGLTGALGTVAESVGGVYTGKLVGEPLHGPAKAEAVKALAAAEALDLSRCAAYSDSHNDIPMLSLVGHPYAINPDSKLRKHARELEWRLRDYRTGRKAAKVGIPAAAGVGAVAGGTAAAIALHRRRR; from the coding sequence ATGGCCGCTCTTCGATGGCTCACTCCCCGTAGGCGCTCCGCCACGGCGCGGAGCGTGTTGGCAGGCGAGGCCTCGGCGGAGGCAGCCCGCAAGTCCGCGCAGTCCGCGGAGGGCACCGCCCCGGACACGGGCACGGAACCGGACTTCCCCGTCCACGGCGACGACCGGGCGGCCGCCTTCTTCGACCTCGACAACACCGTCATGCAGGGCGCCGCGATCTTCCACTTCGGCCGGGGCCTGTACAAGCGGAAGTTCTTCGAGACCCGCGACCTCGCCCGGTTCGCCTGGCAGCAGGCCTACTTCCGGCTCGCCGGGCTCGAGGACCCGGAGCACATGCAGGACGCCCGCGACTCCGCGCTCTCGATCGTCAAGGGCCACCGCGTCTCCGAGCTGAAGACCATCGGCGAGGAGATCTACGACGAGTACATGGCCGAGCGGATCTGGCCCGGCACCCGCGCCCTCGCCCAGGCCCACCTGGACGCCGGGCAGAAGGTCTGGCTGGTCACGGCCGCCCCGGTGGAGATCGCCCAGGTGATCGCCCGCCGCCTCGGCCTGACCGGCGCGCTCGGCACGGTGGCCGAGTCCGTCGGCGGCGTCTACACGGGCAAGCTGGTCGGCGAGCCGCTGCACGGCCCCGCGAAGGCCGAGGCGGTGAAGGCGCTGGCGGCCGCGGAGGCCCTCGACCTGTCCCGCTGCGCCGCCTACAGCGACTCCCACAACGACATCCCGATGCTGTCCCTGGTCGGGCACCCCTACGCCATCAACCCGGACTCGAAGCTGCGCAAGCACGCCCGCGAGCTGGAGTGGCGCCTGCGCGACTACCGCACCGGCCGCAAGGCGGCCAAGGTCGGCATCCCGGCGGCCGCGGGCGTCGGGGCCGTGGCCGGCGGCACCGCCGCGGCCATCGCGCTGCACCGCCGCCGCCGCTGA
- a CDS encoding glutaredoxin family protein, which yields MSPLFRRKPSQTAQAPQAAQSPEYSENHLVTLIRKPGCHLCDDAQLVVEKVCADLGVPWEGKDITRDRGLHDQYWEQIPVVLVDGRQHTFWRVNEERLRRALTDESK from the coding sequence ATGAGTCCCCTCTTCCGCCGAAAGCCCTCGCAGACCGCGCAGGCTCCGCAGGCCGCGCAGTCCCCTGAGTACTCCGAGAACCATCTCGTCACCCTCATCCGCAAACCCGGCTGCCATCTGTGTGATGACGCACAGCTCGTCGTCGAGAAGGTCTGCGCCGACCTGGGCGTCCCCTGGGAGGGGAAGGACATCACCCGGGACCGCGGCCTCCACGACCAGTACTGGGAGCAGATCCCGGTCGTGCTCGTGGACGGCAGGCAGCACACCTTCTGGCGTGTGAACGAGGAACGGCTGCGCAGGGCACTGACCGACGAGTCCAAGTAG
- a CDS encoding redox-sensing transcriptional repressor Rex, translating into MATGRTHRPATRSRGIPEATVARLPLYLRALTALSERSVPTVSSEELAAAAGVNSAKLRKDFSYLGSYGTRGVGYDVEYLVYQISRELGLTQDWPVVIVGIGNLGAALANYGGFASRGFRVAALIDADPGMAGKPVAGIPVQHTDELEKIIQDDGVSIGVIATPAGAAQQVCDRLVAAGVTSILNFAPTVLSVPDGVDVRKVDLSIELQILAFHEQRKAGEEAAADAVPHVAARKQPSTDQGPDGDVPAVMPA; encoded by the coding sequence GTGGCAACTGGCCGAACACACCGACCGGCGACCCGCAGCCGAGGGATTCCCGAGGCCACCGTCGCCAGGCTTCCGCTGTACCTCCGAGCCCTCACCGCACTGTCGGAGCGCTCGGTGCCCACGGTCTCCTCCGAGGAGCTGGCGGCCGCGGCGGGCGTGAACTCCGCGAAGCTGCGCAAGGACTTCTCCTACCTCGGCTCCTACGGGACCCGGGGCGTCGGCTACGACGTCGAGTATCTCGTCTACCAGATCTCCCGCGAGCTGGGGCTCACCCAGGACTGGCCGGTTGTGATCGTCGGTATCGGCAACCTCGGCGCCGCGCTCGCCAACTACGGCGGCTTCGCCTCCCGCGGGTTCCGGGTCGCCGCGCTCATCGACGCCGATCCGGGAATGGCCGGAAAGCCCGTCGCCGGCATCCCGGTGCAGCACACCGACGAGCTGGAGAAGATCATCCAGGACGACGGTGTCTCCATCGGTGTGATCGCGACGCCCGCCGGTGCCGCCCAGCAGGTCTGCGACCGGCTCGTGGCCGCCGGTGTCACCTCCATCCTGAACTTCGCGCCGACCGTGCTGTCCGTGCCGGACGGCGTCGACGTGCGCAAGGTCGACCTCTCCATCGAGCTGCAGATCCTCGCCTTCCACGAGCAGCGCAAGGCGGGCGAGGAGGCCGCGGCCGACGCCGTGCCGCACGTCGCCGCCCGCAAGCAGCCCTCCACCGACCAGGGACCCGACGGGGACGTGCCCGCCGTGATGCCGGCATGA
- a CDS encoding glutamyl-tRNA reductase has translation MSLLVVGLSHRSAPVSVLERASLNADAQLKLVQDTVAAEPATEAAVLATCNRIELYADVDKFHAGVAELSTLLAQHSGVGLEELTPHLYVHYEDRAVHHLFSVACGLDSMVVGEGQILGQIKDSLARAQDSHTAGRLLNDLFQQALRVGKRAHSETGIDRAGQSLVTFGLEQLAAGADVQTWVRGKKALVIGAGSMSSLAAATLARAGVTEIVVANRTFERAERLARILTEGDDTDVLARAVPMDSVPDELTRADVAVSCTGATGLVLTADAVAATLEGRTGAPVAETDGARPTGAGATVVREVREGAETPLPGAGAVDENCPLDLSPVPAGFSVMGEAAVAGMDAATLEQHGAWAAGGTAVDRSREAGRPSPEADADLITALAATAASVGRIPERRRPEPVAEAPRPEPVLFLLDLAMPRDIDAAAHRLAGVRLVDIESLADASADAPMAADVDMVRRIVADEVAAFGAAQRAAHITPTVVALRSMAADVVAGEIARLEGRLPGLDDKHRAEITQTVKRVVDKLLHAPTVRVKQLAAEPGGAGYADALRTLFDLDPETVASVSRAENSTEKNRGPA, from the coding sequence ATGAGCCTCCTCGTCGTCGGGCTGAGTCACCGCAGCGCTCCGGTCAGCGTCCTGGAGCGGGCCTCGCTGAACGCGGACGCCCAGCTCAAGCTGGTGCAGGACACGGTCGCCGCCGAACCGGCCACCGAGGCCGCGGTGCTGGCCACCTGCAACCGCATCGAGCTGTACGCCGACGTGGACAAGTTCCATGCCGGTGTCGCCGAGCTGTCCACGCTGCTGGCCCAGCACAGCGGGGTCGGCCTGGAGGAGCTCACTCCCCATCTCTACGTGCACTACGAGGACCGGGCCGTCCACCATCTCTTCTCGGTGGCCTGCGGGCTCGACTCGATGGTGGTGGGCGAGGGCCAGATCCTCGGCCAGATAAAGGACTCCCTGGCCCGGGCGCAGGACTCGCACACCGCCGGACGGCTGCTGAACGACCTGTTCCAGCAGGCGCTCAGGGTCGGCAAGCGGGCCCACTCCGAGACCGGCATCGACCGTGCCGGGCAGTCCCTGGTCACCTTCGGCCTGGAGCAGCTCGCGGCCGGGGCCGACGTCCAGACCTGGGTGCGGGGCAAGAAGGCCCTGGTCATCGGCGCCGGTTCGATGTCCTCGCTGGCCGCCGCCACGCTGGCGCGGGCCGGGGTCACCGAGATCGTGGTCGCCAACCGCACCTTCGAGCGGGCCGAGCGGCTCGCCAGGATCCTGACCGAGGGCGACGACACGGACGTGCTGGCCCGTGCGGTACCGATGGACTCGGTGCCGGACGAACTGACACGTGCCGACGTGGCCGTCTCCTGCACCGGCGCGACCGGGCTCGTCCTCACCGCCGACGCCGTCGCGGCGACGCTGGAGGGCCGCACCGGCGCGCCCGTCGCCGAAACGGACGGAGCGCGGCCCACGGGCGCCGGCGCCACTGTCGTCCGGGAGGTCCGGGAGGGTGCTGAAACGCCTCTGCCGGGGGCCGGCGCCGTCGACGAGAACTGTCCGCTCGACCTGTCCCCCGTGCCGGCCGGCTTCTCCGTCATGGGCGAGGCCGCCGTGGCCGGCATGGACGCCGCGACGCTGGAGCAGCACGGGGCGTGGGCCGCGGGCGGTACGGCCGTGGACCGGTCGCGCGAGGCCGGGCGCCCGAGCCCCGAGGCGGACGCCGACCTGATCACCGCGCTGGCCGCGACGGCCGCGAGCGTCGGCCGCATCCCCGAGCGCCGACGGCCCGAGCCGGTCGCCGAGGCACCGCGCCCCGAGCCCGTGCTCTTCCTGCTCGACCTCGCCATGCCGCGCGACATCGACGCCGCCGCGCACCGGCTGGCCGGGGTGCGGCTGGTGGACATCGAGTCGCTCGCCGACGCCTCGGCCGACGCGCCGATGGCCGCCGACGTCGACATGGTCCGGCGGATCGTCGCCGACGAGGTCGCGGCCTTCGGCGCCGCCCAGCGGGCCGCGCACATCACGCCCACCGTCGTCGCGCTGCGCAGCATGGCCGCCGACGTCGTGGCGGGCGAGATCGCCCGGCTGGAGGGGCGGCTGCCGGGCCTCGACGACAAACACCGCGCCGAGATCACCCAGACCGTCAAGCGTGTGGTCGACAAGCTGCTGCACGCGCCGACGGTACGGGTCAAGCAGCTCGCCGCCGAGCCCGGCGGCGCCGGGTACGCGGACGCGCTGCGCACCCTGTTCGACCTCGACCCCGAGACGGTGGCCTCCGTCTCCCGCGCCGAGAACAGCACTGAGAAGAACCGAGGGCCGGCATGA
- the hemC gene encoding hydroxymethylbilane synthase, whose protein sequence is MTEKALRLGTRRSKLALAQSGQVADAVSQVTGRPVELVEITTYGDVSREHLAQIGGTGVFVAALREALLRGEVDFAVHSLKDLPTAQHEDLVVAAVPVREDPRDVVVARDARKFTDLPPGARIGTGAPRRMAQLNAYARTHGLEIETVPIRGNVDTRIGYVHSGELDAVVLAAAGLNRVGRIDEVTDFLSVDTVLPAPGQGALAIECRAGSTAQDAELVAALAELDDPFTRVAVTAERSLLAALEAGCSAPVGALADLLADGQIVKEMRLRGVVGTTDGSTLVQLSTTGPVPETHEAALAFGRELATDMLAQGAAGLMGERAQ, encoded by the coding sequence ATGACTGAGAAGGCACTGAGGCTGGGGACCAGGCGGAGCAAGCTCGCCCTGGCCCAGTCCGGGCAGGTGGCGGACGCCGTGAGCCAGGTGACCGGTCGGCCCGTTGAGCTGGTCGAGATCACGACCTACGGCGATGTGTCGCGCGAGCACCTGGCGCAGATCGGCGGCACGGGCGTGTTCGTGGCGGCGCTGCGCGAGGCGCTGCTGCGGGGCGAGGTGGACTTCGCGGTTCATTCGCTCAAGGACCTCCCCACCGCGCAGCACGAGGACCTGGTGGTGGCCGCCGTTCCGGTCCGCGAGGACCCGCGGGACGTGGTCGTCGCCCGGGACGCGCGCAAGTTCACCGACCTGCCCCCCGGGGCGCGCATAGGCACGGGCGCCCCGCGCCGCATGGCGCAGCTGAACGCGTACGCCCGCACCCACGGGCTGGAGATCGAGACGGTCCCGATCCGGGGCAACGTCGACACCCGCATCGGGTACGTCCACAGCGGTGAGCTCGACGCCGTCGTGCTGGCCGCCGCCGGGCTGAACCGGGTGGGCCGCATCGACGAGGTGACCGACTTCCTGTCGGTCGACACGGTTCTGCCCGCCCCCGGCCAGGGGGCACTGGCGATCGAGTGCAGGGCGGGAAGCACCGCCCAGGATGCTGAACTCGTCGCCGCGCTCGCCGAGCTCGACGACCCGTTCACGCGGGTCGCCGTGACGGCCGAGCGGTCACTGCTCGCCGCCCTGGAGGCCGGCTGCAGCGCCCCTGTGGGCGCGCTGGCCGACCTCTTGGCCGACGGGCAGATTGTCAAGGAAATGCGCCTGCGCGGCGTCGTCGGCACGACCGACGGCTCGACGCTGGTGCAGCTGTCCACCACCGGTCCCGTGCCCGAGACGCACGAGGCGGCGCTGGCATTCGGTCGCGAACTCGCCACCGACATGCTCGCCCAGGGCGCGGCCGGTCTGATGGGGGAGCGAGCACAGTGA
- a CDS encoding uroporphyrinogen-III synthase gives MSPTTFTAGPEHGHVTFLGAGPGDPGLLTLRAVEALSHADVLVAEHEVLDVVRTHARQGVTEVHTDTDPSDPGAGTPQLTVVDGSSTTVGVPAVRDAAHLVMEAARGGRRVVRAVTGDPGLDTYAAEEMLACAAAGVPFEVVPGIANAVGVPAYAGVPLRDAEGADVRFVDARTASARCWTEVGASDGTVVVSTTLDSVAAAAGELVSAGRKPDTPLTVTVAGTTTRQRTWTATLGTVAQTLKQAKVLPSPDGGRPVIAVVGERSAPARRDQLSWFESKPLFGWKVLVPRTKEQAASLSDQLRSYGAVPSEVPTIAVEPPRTPQQMERAVKGLVTGRYEWIAFTSVNAVKAVREKFEEYGLDARAFAGIKVAAVGEQTAKALVAFGVKPDLVPSGEQSAAGLLEDWPPYDPVFDPIDRVFLPRADIATETLVAGLIELGWEVDDVTAYRTVRASPPPATTREAIKGGGFDAVLFTSSSTVRNLVGIAGKPHNVTVIACIGPATAKTAEEHGLRVDVMAPEPSVTKLAEALADFGLARRAAALEAGDPVTRPSERRPGARRRRSST, from the coding sequence GTGAGCCCCACCACCTTTACCGCCGGTCCGGAACACGGGCACGTCACCTTCCTCGGTGCCGGACCCGGAGATCCGGGACTGCTGACTCTGCGCGCCGTGGAGGCGCTGTCGCACGCGGATGTCCTCGTCGCCGAGCACGAGGTGCTCGACGTCGTGCGCACGCATGCGCGGCAGGGCGTGACCGAGGTGCACACGGATACCGATCCGTCGGATCCGGGTGCAGGCACGCCCCAGCTGACGGTAGTTGACGGCTCGTCAACGACCGTGGGCGTCCCCGCCGTGCGGGATGCCGCACATCTTGTCATGGAGGCCGCGCGGGGCGGCAGGCGGGTCGTGCGTGCCGTGACCGGGGACCCCGGGCTCGACACGTACGCCGCCGAGGAGATGCTGGCGTGCGCCGCGGCCGGGGTGCCCTTCGAGGTCGTCCCCGGTATCGCGAACGCCGTCGGTGTGCCCGCGTACGCCGGTGTGCCGCTGCGGGACGCCGAGGGTGCCGACGTGCGGTTCGTGGACGCCCGTACGGCGTCGGCCCGGTGCTGGACCGAGGTGGGTGCCTCGGACGGGACGGTCGTCGTGTCGACGACGCTCGACTCGGTGGCCGCGGCCGCCGGTGAGCTGGTGTCGGCCGGCCGCAAGCCGGACACCCCGCTGACGGTGACGGTCGCCGGTACGACGACCCGGCAGCGCACCTGGACGGCGACGCTCGGCACGGTCGCGCAGACGCTGAAGCAGGCGAAGGTGCTGCCGTCCCCGGACGGTGGCCGTCCGGTGATAGCCGTGGTCGGCGAGCGCAGCGCCCCCGCCCGGCGCGACCAGTTGTCGTGGTTCGAGTCCAAGCCGCTGTTCGGCTGGAAGGTGCTCGTGCCGCGCACGAAGGAGCAGGCGGCGTCGCTCTCCGACCAGCTGCGGTCGTACGGGGCCGTACCCAGCGAGGTGCCGACCATCGCGGTCGAGCCGCCGCGTACGCCCCAGCAGATGGAGCGGGCGGTCAAGGGCCTGGTGACGGGCCGGTACGAGTGGATCGCGTTCACGTCGGTCAACGCGGTGAAGGCGGTCCGCGAGAAGTTCGAGGAGTACGGTCTCGACGCCCGTGCGTTCGCGGGCATCAAGGTCGCGGCGGTGGGCGAGCAGACGGCCAAGGCCCTCGTCGCCTTCGGTGTGAAGCCGGACCTGGTGCCGAGCGGTGAGCAGTCGGCCGCCGGACTCCTGGAGGACTGGCCGCCCTACGACCCGGTCTTCGACCCGATCGACCGCGTCTTCCTGCCCCGCGCCGACATCGCCACGGAGACGCTGGTCGCCGGGCTGATCGAGCTGGGCTGGGAGGTCGACGACGTCACCGCCTACCGGACGGTGCGCGCGTCGCCGCCGCCGGCCACCACCCGCGAGGCGATCAAGGGCGGTGGCTTCGACGCGGTGCTGTTCACCTCGTCGTCCACGGTGCGGAACCTGGTCGGGATCGCGGGCAAGCCGCACAACGTCACGGTGATCGCGTGCATCGGCCCGGCGACGGCCAAGACGGCCGAGGAGCACGGGCTGCGGGTGGACGTCATGGCGCCCGAGCCGTCCGTCACCAAGCTGGCGGAGGCCCTGGCCGACTTCGGCCTGGCGCGCCGGGCGGCGGCCCTGGAGGCCGGGGACCCGGTGACGCGGCCGAGCGAGCGGCGGCCGGGGGCGCGCAGGCGTCGGTCCTCGACGTGA
- a CDS encoding nitroreductase/quinone reductase family protein, whose translation MPTSFQPSRPSELSEPAQSFQQSVIDEFRANGGKVGGPFEGEDLLLLTTTGARSGAARTTPLGYVRHGDSLLVVGSNLGGPRHPGWYHNLLARPLVEVEIGARAFQALAVPAEGARREELFAHVVRAAPGYGEYQAGTDRLLPVVVLERAEPDDWEGPGEVRTLADKVMEVHTWLRGQLRQVRAETDAHFAARAAHRGAGEAPVPGLGLQIRQRCLAFCQALEFHHVSEDGHLFPGIARHHPGLADVFDRLAREHRTIARIQGELAELLAGVHIADPQRFRTELAAMSAELNAHLDHEEEALIPLLADVPWPPAGPPAAP comes from the coding sequence ATGCCCACGTCTTTTCAGCCTTCCCGGCCTTCTGAGCTTTCCGAGCCGGCCCAGTCTTTCCAGCAGTCCGTCATCGACGAGTTCCGCGCCAACGGGGGAAAGGTCGGCGGCCCCTTCGAGGGTGAGGACCTGCTCCTGCTGACGACCACCGGCGCCCGGTCGGGAGCCGCGCGGACCACGCCCCTCGGTTACGTTCGGCACGGGGACTCCCTCCTCGTCGTCGGGTCCAACCTCGGTGGCCCGCGGCATCCCGGCTGGTACCACAACCTGCTCGCCCGTCCCCTGGTCGAGGTGGAGATCGGCGCCCGGGCCTTCCAGGCTCTCGCCGTGCCCGCCGAGGGCGCCCGGCGCGAGGAGTTGTTCGCGCACGTCGTGCGGGCGGCGCCCGGCTACGGCGAGTACCAGGCCGGGACCGACCGGCTGCTGCCGGTCGTGGTGCTGGAGCGCGCCGAGCCCGACGACTGGGAGGGGCCCGGCGAGGTCCGCACCCTCGCCGACAAGGTCATGGAGGTGCACACCTGGCTGCGCGGCCAGTTGCGCCAGGTGCGGGCGGAGACCGACGCCCATTTCGCCGCACGGGCCGCGCACCGGGGTGCCGGTGAGGCGCCGGTGCCGGGCCTCGGGCTGCAGATCCGGCAGCGGTGCCTGGCGTTCTGCCAGGCGCTGGAGTTCCACCACGTGAGCGAGGACGGGCATCTCTTCCCGGGGATCGCCCGCCACCACCCCGGTCTGGCCGACGTCTTCGACCGGCTCGCCCGCGAACACCGCACGATCGCCCGCATCCAGGGGGAGCTGGCGGAACTGCTGGCGGGCGTCCACATCGCCGACCCGCAGCGGTTCCGTACGGAACTGGCGGCGATGTCGGCGGAGCTGAACGCGCACCTCGACCACGAGGAGGAGGCGCTGATCCCGCTGCTGGCCGACGTGCCGTGGCCGCCGGCCGGGCCCCCGGCCGCGCCCTAG
- a CDS encoding MarR family winged helix-turn-helix transcriptional regulator, with translation MQYTHTDAELVQQPIGYWSWAAYKAVIDRTRAALAGIGTTQPQWWVLNQVAGAPKARDEVSALLRNYLDTGQEMEPEIDETIARGWITQTPDGHLTLTADGRAFYEKAAALQTDLWTERHAGISDEEYLTTMKVLQRFIHNTGGKAWHH, from the coding sequence ATGCAGTACACGCACACCGACGCCGAACTGGTCCAGCAGCCGATCGGCTACTGGAGCTGGGCCGCCTACAAGGCCGTCATCGACCGCACCCGCGCGGCCCTCGCCGGGATCGGCACGACCCAGCCCCAGTGGTGGGTCCTCAACCAGGTCGCCGGCGCCCCGAAGGCCCGCGACGAGGTGTCCGCCCTCCTGCGGAACTACCTCGACACGGGCCAGGAGATGGAGCCGGAGATCGACGAGACCATCGCGCGGGGCTGGATCACCCAGACCCCCGACGGCCACCTGACCCTCACCGCCGACGGCAGGGCCTTCTACGAGAAGGCCGCCGCCCTCCAGACCGATCTGTGGACGGAACGCCACGCCGGCATCTCCGACGAGGAGTACCTGACCACCATGAAGGTGCTCCAGCGCTTCATCCACAACACGGGCGGCAAGGCCTGGCACCACTAG